In the genome of Lathyrus oleraceus cultivar Zhongwan6 chromosome 4, CAAS_Psat_ZW6_1.0, whole genome shotgun sequence, the window AGAGTGTCCCGGTGTTGTTTCTTGTTCTGATATCCTTGTTCTTTCAGCTAGAGATGGAATTGTTTCGGTATAATTCCctttctgttttgtttttttttccttttaaaGAAAAAACATGTTTTTTTAAGGATAAGTTTACGCAGGTTCTAATCTAGTCCAGATTTGTTTTGACTTGTGTTTCAGGACTAAacttaatttttaattaattattacTAATTAGTGTTTAATTACTTTGGTGTTTCCAGCTAGGAGGTCCTTATATTCCATTGAAAACCGGAAGAAGAGATGGAAGAAAGAGCAGAGTGGATCTGTTGGAGGCGTACCTTCCTGATCACAATGAATCTATTTCTTCTGTTCTTGACAAGTTCGGTGCCATGGGAATCGACACTCCTGGAGTTGTTTCTTTGCTGGGTATAATAACAACATTCTAACCACCTTCTCCATGAGTTAATGATATAAACTTTTGAAGTGTTTAATTATGATTGTGTTGAACATGCAGGAGCACACAGTGTTGGTAGAACTCATTGCACAAAACTGGTGCACCGTTTATATCCAGAAGTTGATCCAGCTTTGAATCCAGATCACATTCCACACATGCTAAAGAAGTGTCCTGATTCAATCCCTGACCCTAAGGCAGTACAGTACGTGAGAAATGACCGTGGTACCCCCATGATTCTTGATAACAATTACTATAGAAATATTCTCGACAACAAGGGTCTTTTAATAGTGGATCATCAACTAGCACATGACAAAAGGACAAAACCTTATGTGAAGAAAATGGCCAAAAGTCAAGACTATTTCTTCAAGGAGTTTTCTAAAGCTATTACATTGCTTTCTGAGAATAATCCTCTAACCGGTACTAAAGGTGAGATTAGAAAACAGTGCAGTGTTGCTAACAAACAACACCATGATGAGCCTTGAATGAAAAATTCATGGTGGATGAAGAAGAAGTCATGTGTAAGATATTATTATGCAGAAATAAAAGTGTTCATGGAGATTGAAGAACTTAGATGCTTTTAATTTTTAATTGGaactttgttttttatttatttaatattagtAGTATGGTAGCTCAATGTGGAGCATGTATGTGGATGATGTGATGTATGGTATTTCATGATGGCATGTAGTGACAATGTTTATGATATTTGTGCTCATAAAGATTGTGTCTTTTATATGCACTAATAGTAATTAACACCATGTGCATGGAATAGTAGAATGCAAGTGAGGATAAAGATTTCAAGAATAATTAAATAGTTAAAGGAAGAAATTTCAAAGTAATTAATACTAATAATTAGAGTAGGTAAGATGTAGAAATAATCTAGAAAAATTAACAAGTACTAAACAAAATGGTCCCATTCGTTATAAAAAGATAAATAAAATTTGATCTCATTGAACAAGTGGTTCATTAAACAGTAGTATGTGGGCCAAATTTCTTATCTTTGATAGAAGAGATGACAGAGAATCAATTGccaaaagaagaaaaaaaacaagaaaGAATATGAGGACACAAGAAACCTAGCAATGAATAAGATTCAGCGGTGTACAACTATGTTCATCCAAAATGGCCTCTTCCATAGACAATGTACAAACAACAATTGCCAAAATGGCCACTTTTTGCTAAAATTTTAGAGGATTTGTATGCTTCACgtaaaaaaaatatataaatgtTTTTATATTCATCTTCTGACGTACTAAAAGATAAGTTAAGATAAGTTAACGTTAAAATATTTTGGAGATAcatttttgaaatatttttgaaGTTAAATTGCATCGGACTTTTTTCCTTTCTTATTTCTTATTTTTCTCAAAATCACTcttcaaattctctcaaaatcaTTCTTATCAGAACTTCAATCATCATCTCTAACATCAGAAACATCAATTTCTTGTATATTTTTTAGTTTTTGTGTAAATAAGTAGAGACCAATGATTAGAGTTATAAATGAGTAGAAATACATTTAAGATAGTTTAGATATAATGTATTAGATGTTTGTTAGCTGAAAATGATGATCAAGACAAATTCTTTTGAGATTGCGTGGGGTATATTAACACTATTGACGCAACTTTTAAGTTGCAGAAAATTCCGGAGATAAATTTCCGAAATTTTTCAGCGTTAGTTTCCTAGATTCCGGAGATTCATCTCCGAAATTTCTTGcagtatttttttttaacttaCTTGCTTGTGTGTTGTTTGTTTGCACTAATAGTCTGCTTCACTTTACTTTAACTTACACTATTTTTTTCGTTAATTTTAATTGACAAATTTCTGACATTGGTTATTATTTTTTTCAATAGCGTGATTTGCATAAGTTTATATTAACCACGAGTGGAAGATTGATGGTTTGCTTCATCCGAATGACGATTTCTTTCAGACAATTTTGTCCTTATATGGCCTGAAGGAATTGTGCATGACCGGTTATACTGCAGTCAACCACGAGATGCTTAATGCATTCGTGGAGAGATGACACTTGAAGACCTTGTCATTTTATCTCCCACTTAGTGACACTACAAGAAAAATTGTTTTCAACCACGTGACATAGTGAAGTGAAAATCATGTGGCAAAAAAAATGAGTTGCGACGTGAATATCACGTGGCtacatatttttattattaaaaaagTGACACTACAACATGCACATGGGAAAGACATAAAAAAAATTTAACAAAATAATTTGACGTGTCAATCACGTTACAactttaaaaataaaataaaaaagtaaaagAAGTCAGACGTCTACACATTAGCACATGagaaagataaaaaaaaattaacaaaatGTTGCGACGTGGTAATCACGTCGCAACtttaaaagtaaaataaattAAGTTAAAGAAGTCAGACGTACACAGTTAGCAGGTCGGGGGAGATTTCAAAATTTTAGTTATGACGTGAAAATCACATCGCAACTTGAAATTCAAAAACTAAAAAGAAGTAAATGAGGGACGCTGACTTGATGAGGGGACGTTTGACTGACACATTTATTTGACCGTTGGGGAGTTGCGACGTGAATTTCACTTCACAAGTTACTACGTCACTAAATTGACTATATAAATTTCATTTTCTCTCTACATCCAAAATTAGTTTCATCTCTTCTTCTCTCAATTCTTTTCCTCTTCTTCATTCCTCTCTAAATTCATTTCATCAACATATTTCATCTTCAAATTTCTTCTCCCAATACTATCTTTCTCAAAAGGTATTTTAAgataatttaatttttttattttttatttgttaaatATTGTGTTGACTTTTTAATTCTATAACTAACATtgttaatttttttcttcaaaattcATAAAGAAATATCACGATTCATGCATAAAAGTTTAAGATTCAAGTTTTTGTTTATCTTCATTGAGGTATTTCATAAATTTAttaactctctctctctctctctctctctctctctctctctctctctctctctctctctctctctctctctctctctctctctctctctctctctctctctctctctctctctctctctctctctctctctctctctactatatatatatatatatatatatatatatatatatatatatatatgattgtTGGTTGTTGTTATTGTAAATTTATTATGTAgagtattttttttttaaatagaatATTATTAAAATAAGTATATAGTTATTAATATATTTAAAcagaattaaaaaaaaagaatttaagtttttaataatatattattctgtttatatgttatttttttaaaaatagaaattattttttataatatattattaaaatatattatttttcaTAATATACTAACTTTgtaatatattatattatattttaaataaatataataaaaacataatatgattttttttaaataaccaacattttaaaaaataattccaaaataacAAACTTTTCAAAAAAACTTCCAAACTAACCACATTTAAAAGAAGATGCGCCAGATGAACCGGCGCATCCCCTATGGATCAAGAGGAGGCGCCTAAGGCATTGGCGCTGCATTGCTAGCCTCATGAAGAGGCGCCAATGCCCTTGGCGcctgcattgggcctcatgaggagacGCTAATGCCTCTGACGCCTGCATCGTGCATGTGGTGTatgcgtcaattcatctggcgcatagacccttgtattatttttttattttttatttatttatcaaataaaaaaaatttaaaaaaaaattatttatgaTATAATAAACGTTACATgggattgacaaaaatttaatgatcggcccgatcgaaacgtccccttgttccacatccaggtgcgttagtttgtcttcgaggtctcccatgattttcctgaggtgtttggggtctttgcGTACTGACCTGATCGAATAatggctggtgtgaaggtccggcgaaagttccagcggtatttgacagatctgtcatcatttgttcccaatatccTTAGGGGCTCTagccaacggcgcttccgtaatggagtttGGTGCCCATGTCATTCTAGTTAGGTCGATGGGGTTGGGTGGATTatggacggtatagttgcccaaatttggacattgaatcgttttgaaaataaagcaatggttcatggggcgtactatagttaaacaatgattgtgtgttttggtgatgagatgtttgagtggtcattgatggggggctacgatgaagtgactcatatgaatcatctgggctatagacggttgtggttgaagcatatggttgttggtgggtagggtttgattcttggtttttTGGTTGGGTGGGTGACATGAATGGATTGCGACTTTGGGTGTTTGTTTGTTGGGTGGATGACATGAATGGGTTGCGAagttgttgtgtgtatgtggtaggttgatgttgtgaggttggttgttcggtttgggtggtttgacattggtATTGGGCTGGGAATTATTGTGGGGCGTacgatgacgaagctagttggcgtggatccatcaaatatcGCGGCTTAGACACAAATTGTTGATTTGTTACCGACCTAAACtatgccatatattgttgagttggtcttgcaccatggatgattggttcgtttaagatgtgttgtcgtcgattcctccattgacgacacatctcttttgcaaagtctcttCAGTCGAAATAATCCCATTGGGCATCAGCTCTTTTTTTATGCCAATTCCTCAAACACGTGGGAGGTTCTGGAATTTTttgttgcatgccgaactgcagtttgacccagtcactctggtgcatttccacagtagtgaactagataattggtgtctttgttgtccaaattgcagcatcgtcatggttcacatcatgatcaagacccagatatgaCCTCCAGATAAACTATAAAATAATATGAAacgattagatgataaataatttgataagtatttttaaattaaaatatagttgcgtaggagtattacatcgtctggtccaatgtggtccaatagattgcgataaactacaatagcgtgtttcagacacctatcGTAGTCCATCCCCCTTACTGATCATCTTagattaaaaaaaattgaaaaatattatttatatttaattgtaatataaaatataattaattaaatggtaaAGTGTTACACTTACTTTGTTGCAAATGAGAACATGAATGGGTTCTCGTTTATTggggcgagtgacgacattcttgaccaacctcatgcttgtagcaaatacaCACAAGAAAAAAAACGTACaagtattcttttttgcagttttacacattgcactatatagatgggccaacacagctgaactccaactatatgtgtttaccttattaatgttgcgtaacaacggtaaatacataatattttttgaattacctgtactttctggaaataaaaaattaccaaataaaatcacaATAGAACACCGAGATTTAATTATTTTCTCGTACTCGGTTGATTCTTTGGAAAATattatactcgcataatattgtttaaggtattttaaatttataccttgcctCCTTGTTTGACCAGATGACTCTCCCTCAGTTTGGTTgtcacacaaaggggcacccatGTGGTCACAGTGTTTGACCGCAttaaaggttggtatagtgttaCCGAGTCCATagatcacaatgagggcatgtcgatgggacaatacagattcgaactagatagaggttagtgcgactgcggaaagttccaagtCTTTCGTACaccctgctcccatgtcattgcggcatgttcaaaggttcgaatggatccatcctacttgctatctgacgtttacaaagtcaccagcctatcaaatatttataaaattagtttttccatagtagcaaaagaggattactggccagaatatcaaggggacattgTCTGACACAACAAAGTTATGTGAAGGAAGAAAAAGGGTTGTCCAAACAGCACCCGCATTCGAAtcgaaatggatacgacgaacaaaatggttagattatatagttcatgccgtcagccaggtcataatcgtactaactgtccgagtgttggaacgagcacaaccagataaattcacatatacctctgttgcaatataagaaaaactaaatttatttcatattatacGTTTGTGACGAAAATGCCATTACataaacaataacacaaacaattaaaacaactagaatacaagaactatgcgattacaaccatcaaaacaattttgaacatgtaatgcatcatcctacgaaTGTCTcggtcagtcttaatatccactcattcacgcacttctccattttggttgaacgtggacacaagccattgtattcttctaatcctttcaccatctccaattcctccatctaaccaactgttcaacgtccgattaagacgttcaaacgatCTATATTTCAGAGAcgaatctttatcggagacgCAACAGCGGAAAATATTAAATCGGCATTTCGtttgtgaatgtattcagacatggttaaaacaCAAAAACTTAAAGGAGAGTGGAGTTGAATGAGAGAAAATATGGCAGTAGAGGAAgattttgtgtgaaaaatattgcatccaaggCGAGGTATTTATAGAATGGAGATATAAAATGCAAGCGCCAAGAGGCTAGGCGTCCAACATGGCAACACATGCAGGCGCCAGAGACATAGGCGCCTCCTCTTAAGGCACCATGCAAGCACCAGaagcattgacgcctcctcatgaggcctAATGCAGGCGCCAAGGGAATTGGCATCTCCTCATGAGGCTACCAATACAAGCGTCAATGCCTTAGGCGCCTCCTCTTGATCCATAAGGGATGCGCCggttcatctggcgcatcctcttttaaatgtggttattttggaaaaaaaattgaaaaatttgttattttggaattatttttgaaaatgttgattattttttaaaaaaatcacataatatattatattatattttaaataagaatagaatatatatttataatatattattttcgtaatatattatttgttatattatattttttattttaaataaaaacagaatttactatatttttatttttattcttatGATAGATAATCAAAAACAAAATATATTATGTAACAAAATATTAAAATTAgaatatattattttattttatttttaaaacagaataatatttttttaaaacaaaatattaaaaatataatatatgatatatgtatattttaaaaaaataaaatagaatataATTATCTTTTATgtatattaaaaaataatatgttaattaaAAAAATGGTGTGAAATAATTTTTTTCAAGAAAAATAATATATGATTATTAattatatgtatatatatatatatatatatatatatatatatatatatatatatatatatatatatatatatatataaaaaatagAACATAGTAgttatttattttaaaaaaattattatatgtTTATTAAATGTGTAgttaaaataaaaagaaaatatttaTGTTTATCTTAAAGAATTTATTATAtaaatttataaaaaacaaaataGTATGAAATTTATTTTTGGTTATATATATATTAAGTTATTTATTTGTAGCTACGTATATTAAGTTATTTATGTGTAGTTGTAtgaaattttattattaattttagTATATTAAAATgtaaaattataattataattttttatttaaaaaataaataaagttgTGAAGTGATAGTCACGCTCATCTTCCCTGATTTTCTGAATTGCAACAAACAAAACTTTGTGAAGTAATTTTCACTTCACAACTTTGTCACGTGAAAATCACTCGCAAGTCACTATCACCTTACATGTCATCTCTGCTACTTTGAACTACAGCAGATAAAGCTAAAAAACGTGTTGTGAAGTGATTTTCACGTGACAATGTTGCGACGTGTTTTTCACGTGGCAACAGAGTTGTCACCCGTTCTCCTGCCGCGTGAAAGTTCATGTCGTTAAAAATGTGTTATGAAGTGATTTTTCACGTTGTGGCGTGAATATCATGTGACTACAAACAATTTTTTTGTAGTgtgagatgtctatcacactcgACGATGTCTCGTGTTTGCTACATCTTTCGACCGGGAGGAGACTCCTATATCATGGGAGGATTACCAAAGACGAGGCACTCGAGATGATGGTAGATCATTTGGGGACTAACCTAGGGGAGGCGATGGTACTTCCTGGATTTCGAGCGAATCCATGAGTATAACTAGGGGTTGCTTGTTTGGTCTACCTGTACTTGAAGTTGAGAGAGGGTTGTATGTGGAAGGCAAAGCAGGTCACAGGCAGCGTGACACTATTGAAGATAATAATTGTTAGGTTGTTTGTATTGTGATTGACAATATTTTGTTAAAACAAGTTAAATAGCAAGATGTTGGACAAGATGTCTTTACATGCTTGTACGACATCGTGGCGTGTTGTAGTTTTACATTCTTGGAATGTTTGTTTTTTAGTGTAAGATTAGTGAAGATTCTTTGATGAATTGATTGATGCATTCTGCGAATCGAAGTGcttattttaaaattttaatgaTACGTTCCAAGTGTACAATGTTTCCTAAAAATGATTGTCAAAATATTTAAGGAAACACTAaatcatatttgatttgattctgcAAAAATTTATATTTAAGTTGCAATATAACACGTCATTTTTTTATAGAGATAACCATGCTTGAAGACAAAAAGTAGGATGATCATGTTACTATCTTGATAGTTATGCTGACAATATGAAGAGAGGTGGCTTTGTTAATGtttttttataagcaaaagatcttctgaaattaaaaataaatacTAGGGATACTCACCCTTATACAACtaaaaaaccaaaataaaaacATAACAACCAACCTACAACAAAACCAATCGAAAAACCTTATAAGGAAGTCTAGTAGGCAACTTGTTTTGTGATATTGCCCACAAATTGTGATATATTGAAAGGAAGGAGATTTTGCTGCTTTTGTTTATGAAAAATTTGTAACATATAGCATGCTCTTTTATAAATTTGATGTTAATCGAAATTAAATTTTTAAGTTTATAAATAATAGTGTGTTGTTTAAGTTTGTTAATtttattagaagtaattcatatttattagttgtactattttcttagcccctaagtttgttagagggtattttagtattttatcctattctagtaaccctagttttagcttataaatagggtgacaatcattgtaacttttatcatgttttgtagccgtcattctcttaatagaatatttccattcattctacctttgcaccaacaattggtatcagagctccggttcggattcattgggaaacacgggaaacacgagtgaacgtgaggtcttgtgtgtttgattttgattcttagattcgtgttgaatcttgaacaaaatctgatcagaattttaattctgtgggttgggaaacactgtgtgagaaatctgagtgtactgtgcaaggtagaaagatgaacggaaacggcaacatgaacaccaaacttccagtatttgacggtaaaaactggaatcgttggatgatccaaatgcgtgtattgttcggtgctcaagatgttctagatcttgtcactgatggttatgttccggtagcagcagatgcgacggatgaacagaaaaacgcgcagaaggaagtaagaaagaaggatcagaaagcattgttcttcattcatcaatgtgttgatgtaaatgtgtttgagaagattgcagattcaacgacagcaaaggctgcgtgggacacactggttagatgttatggtggtgacgcatcagtgaagaaggtgaagcttcagtccttgagaaagcaatatgagaatctcaacatgaagaataatgagaaagtttctgaatacatctccagagtgattctgatcactaatgagatgaaagcgtgtggagaaactctttctgaagaaacaatcatggagaaggtattgagatcccttacctctcaatttgattacattgtggtagcaatagaacattccaaagatctgagcaccatgagaattgaagagctgcagagcagtctagaagcgcaagagttgcgtttgactgagagaacttctgaaagggaagtaaagcagcaggctctgaaagcaacttctgataggaggtatcagaagcagtcagaagccaggagaagatctgatggtggtcaaaagtcagaaagctcaacctctgatagacaaaagaatgctcagaagggaaaagagaagtatgacaagaagaagatccaatgttactgttgtaagaagtttggtcactttgctagagactgttggtcaaacaaggagagaaaatcagaagaagcaaatatagccaaaagttctgatgacgaatctgtgctattgatggcctctgaatctaatgatatggatctgatagactggtggtatatggacactggctgttcaaatcatcttactggaaacaagaaatggttggttgactttgactctgaaaagaggacaaagatcagatgtgctgatgacaaatatcttaatgcagaaggtatgggaaatgtcagagtgattctgaacaatgggaaaacagcattgattcagaacgtgtggtatgtacctggcatcagaagcaatctgatgagtgtgggacaattaattgagaaaggtttttcagttaccatgaaggacaatcttctgaagctgtatgactgtaatcagaagttgattatggagtcagaacagggaaggagtagaacattcaaggtgaatgtcagaactgcagactcagaatgtcttagtgcaacaagtgctgagaaggagagtgagttgtggcacagaagatttggtcatttgaatttcagaagcttaaaacatctgaattcaaagaagttggtacatggaattcctgcaattaagaagcctgaaaagtcatgcaaagtttgcatggaaggaaaacaaccacgattgccatttgcgtcagaaactgctccaagagcaaaacatgccttgggagttgtacattctgatgtgtgtggtccatttccagtagcatcgattggagggaataaatactttgtgttatttgttgatgaattcacaagaatgacatgggtatcccttattaagtttaaacacgaggtgtttgatgaattcaagaaaTTCAGAATGAAGGTTtagaatcagagtggtcagaagttgaagattcttagaactgacggtggaggtgagtataactccaaagagttccagaagttctgtgaggagaatggaattgagcatgaggttactgctccttatacccctcaacacaatggtcttgctgaaagaagaaaccgcactttgcttgatatggtgagaagcatgctaaaggagaagaaacttcctcagaagctctggggagaagctgttgccactgcaacgtatgtacttaaccgatgtcctacgaagaagttgaaggaaatagttccaatacagaagtggactggagataagcaaagtgttagtcatctaaaggtgtttggttctgtttgctataaacatgttccagaagtcagaagacagaagctggatgatagaagcaaagtgatgattctgatagggtaccacagtacaggtgcttacaagctctattgtccagaaaccaacaaaattgaattcagcagagatgtgattgtgaaggaatcagaattttggaattgggataagtcttaatctgattctgatgttagaacttctgaagaaaggtcagagttaagaatttctgaagttgaagtaaactctgacgttgattctgattctgatagtgattctgactctggagaagactcagaagatgaaggtgactctgatgatccagactctgatgatccagactctgatggtaatccagattctggtggcaattcagactctggaaatatgccagcccctgaagatggtcaaagctctggagaaagtcaaccatctgaagctcaagactctgaacaagttcagagaccacaaagaatcagaaacatccccagaagatatgcagaatttgacatgctgcaagacactgaagtagactctgaaggagaagttatttAGTGTGCtatgttagtagactctgaacccataagtacagaagaggctcttaagcagaagctctggctaaaggccatgaaagaagaacttgatgctatagagagaaacaagacttggaagctgacagaacttccaaaagacaagaaagccatcagcgtcagatgggttttcaagcagaagtttaagccagatggttcaattggcaaacataaagcaaggttggtagccagaggatttctacagaaacctgggctggattactctgaagtgtttgcacctgtagcaagacatgaaacaatcagaatggtgattgcaatagctgctaacaggaattggcctctgatgcatttagatgtaaaatctgcatttctaaacggtccattagaagaagaagtttacgtgtcacaacctcctggatttgtgaaaaagaatcaggaagggatggtgtacagattatacaaagctctatatggattgaaacaagcacccagagcttggaatcagaagattgattcatttttcaagaagcaaggctttcagaaatgtgagatggagtacggtgtctatgttcagcatacttctgaaggaaatatgactctggtatgtttatatgttgatgatatactgctgactggaagttctgaacaggagatagccaagttcaagaaagttctgatgaatgaattcgaaatgactgatctaggcaaaatgacatactttctagggatggaattcagatactctgagaaaggtattattttgcatcagctcaagtatgaattagaacttctgaagaaatttaatctgaagaattgtaagattgctgtcacaccttctgatacaaatcagaaactggattctgactctgatggaaaggatgtggacgctacaaccttcaaacagttggttggttctctgaggtatttgtgcaataccagacctgatatttgctattcagttgggatggttagtaggttcatgagtaaacctaagtggtcccattaccaagctgctgtcaggattctgaggtatatcaagggaactctgaagtatggagtattatttccttctggaagaaaggatgagtcagaacttctgagttattcagattctg includes:
- the LOC127138368 gene encoding peroxidase 42, which produces MSPNKAFIFLALLSFSPQLFLTISSAVEDNGLLLNYYKESCPQAEEIIKEQVKLLYKRHKNTAFSWLRNIFHDCAVQSCDASLLLTSTRRSLSEQEHDRSFGLRNFRYIDTIKEAVERECPGVVSCSDILVLSARDGIVSLGGPYIPLKTGRRDGRKSRVDLLEAYLPDHNESISSVLDKFGAMGIDTPGVVSLLGAHSVGRTHCTKLVHRLYPEVDPALNPDHIPHMLKKCPDSIPDPKAVQYVRNDRGTPMILDNNYYRNILDNKGLLIVDHQLAHDKRTKPYVKKMAKSQDYFFKEFSKAITLLSENNPLTGTKGEIRKQCSVANKQHHDEP